In Candidatus Paceibacterota bacterium, the sequence TATATTCGCTTTGTTTAATAGTTTTTCTGCAATTCTTTTTGTTTCTGCAAAATCGTTTTTTTCCATTCCGGGAAGGGTAATAAATAAATTATCGCTGTCTGATTTCAATGAATTCAATCTGATTATTTCTCTCAGCCTTCTTTTAATTTTGTTTCTGATATTTGCTTTTTTGGCAACTTTTTGCGAAACAATGAAACCGAAGCGGTTCACCCCTAGATCGTTTCTCATCGTCTTCAAAATTAAAGAAGCTTCTTTAAAGGTTCTGCCTTTTTTAAAAATCTTTTCTATCTCTTTCTTTTTTCGGATTCTGTTTTTTTGGGGAAGCATGGTTATTTTAATCACTGACAACGATTTTTTTTCTGCCTTTTCTTCTCCTCCGACTCAAAATCCGCCTGCCGTTTTTCGTTTGCATCCTTTTTTGGAAACCGTGCTTCCTCTTTCTTGTTTTTGTTTTTTTGTGATAAGTAATAGACATAATATTATCTGCGGTTAAACACTAACTATCTTAACAAAAAAATTATCTACCGTCAATTATCGAAGATGAAGAAGGGGACTTCGTCCTCTTCGCCATTCACAGCTTTTCCTCAGTTTTTCAACAATTGTAGGCCTTTGCCTATTATTTTTAATCTATTTGACACTGTGATATAATACAGCAGTAAATCTACGACTCCAAAATAACCATGATCAAAGACGAACTTTGGCAAGCAGTGCTTGCCCAGCTCCAATTAAATATTTCCCAGGCCAATTTTGCCACCTGGTTTAAAGACACCAATATAACTACCTGCAAAGAAGGACAGATAGTTGTTTCTACTCCGAACTCTTTTGCTAAAGAATGGCTGGAAAACAAGTACGGAAAAACTATTTTTAAGATTCTATACAACCTGGATAAGGAAATTAAAGAAATTAAATATGTTGTCGGGAAAAATGAGTTGAAAGTTTTAAAAAAGCCCACTTTCTCGATGCCATCTGCCGGCCAGTTGGAATTCGAAGAGTTTGAAATTGACAAAGAAACAAATCTTAATCCCCGCTACACTTTTGAAAATTTCATCGTCGGGCCGTTTAACGAACTGGCTCACGCTGCCTCTTGGGCGGTTTCAAAAAAACCGGGCCAAGTTTATAATCCTCTTTTCGTCTATGGCGGGGTCGGGCTAGGGAAGACCCATCTTTTGCAGGCCATCGGTAATGCAGTGATTAAAAGCTTCCCCCAAAAGAAAGTAAGATACACCCCCGCAGAAAAATTCACCACA encodes:
- the rnpA gene encoding ribonuclease P protein component, whose protein sequence is MIKITMLPQKNRIRKKKEIEKIFKKGRTFKEASLILKTMRNDLGVNRFGFIVSQKVAKKANIRNKIKRRLREIIRLNSLKSDSDNLFITLPGMEKNDFAETKRIAEKLLNKANIK
- the rpmH gene encoding 50S ribosomal protein L34, encoding MSITYHKKTKTRKRKHGFQKRMQTKNGRRILSRRRRKGRKKIVVSD